In Montipora foliosa isolate CH-2021 chromosome 13, ASM3666993v2, whole genome shotgun sequence, one DNA window encodes the following:
- the LOC137982760 gene encoding intraflagellar transport protein 46 homolog codes for MADSDDERRKLVVNQPYDESLEVNDEEEVASTFSPSPRPTLGKTSGSKNPAVESISMTDQSDDEFDHDNLVEAKGAPGSYAKPQELPAGKERPGRPTGQEMQNQKSDDVHDEDDDDRDDASDSSDDEDDDEDDVHGTAMEGAYDPADYEHLHVSQEIKELFQYITRYTTQAIELEHKLKPFNPDFIPAVGDIDAFLKVTRPDGKPETLGLVVLDEPMAKQSDPTVLDLQLRTISKQTNLKAMTVRSIEEPEKNPKAVDNWIDSIRELHRQKPAPTVHYQRNMPDIEPLMQEWPAEFEELLNQVGLPTADLDVELSQYVDLVCGILDIPVHNNRIHALHVLFTLFSEFKNSQHFHQLAKDNQLSNELRQDGGNNENMGDVTAAMEQMTLNSGSMQTMTFDD; via the exons ATGGCTGACTCAGATGACGAGAGAAGAAAG CTTGTCGTGAATCAACCCTATGATGAGTCTCTTGAAGTAAACGACGAGGAGGAAGTAGCCAGCACATTTTCTCCAAGTCCGAGACCTACTTTAGGCAAAACATCAGGGAGCAAGAATCCTG CTGTTGAATCCATCTCCATGACTGATCAGAGTGATGATGAGTTTGACCATGATAATTTAGTTGAGGCAAAG GGAGCTCCTGGAAGTTATGCAAAGCCACAAGAACTACCAGCAGGTAAGGAGCGTCCCGGGAGACCCACAGGCCAAGAGATGCAAAATCAGAAAAGCGATGATGTtcatgatgaggatgatgatgacagAGATGACGCAAGTGACAGTtctgatgatgaggatgatgatgaggatgatgtgCATGGAACTGCTATGGAAGG AGCATATGACCCTGCAGACTACGAACATCTACACGTGAGCCAAGAAATTAAGGAACTCTTCCAGTACATCACAAG GTACACTACTCAAGCAATCGAGTTGGAGCATAAATTAAAGCCATTTAATCCAGATTTCATACCAGCTGTTGGAGACATTGATGCTTTTCTGAAG GTGACACGCCCAGATGGTAAACCTGAAACGCTGGGGTTGGTTGTACTTGATGAACCAATGGCCAAGCAATCAGACCCTACAG TTCTGGACCTGCAACTAAGAACCATTTCAAAGCAGACAAACCTGAAAGCGATG ACAGTGAGAAGCATTGAAGAACCAGAAAAGAACCCCAAGGCTGTAGATAACTGGATTGATAGTATCAG AGAACTTCATCGTCAGAAACCGGCACCTACAGTGCACTACCAACGGAATATGCCAGATATTGAGCCTCTTATGCAGGAATGGCCTGCAGAATTTGAAGAGCTATTAAATCAG GTTGGTCTTCCCACTGCTGATCTGGATGTAGAGTTAAGCCAATATGTTGACTTGGTCTGTG GAATCCTTGACATCCCAGTGCATAACAACAGAATTCACGCCCTTCATGTGCTGTTTACTCTGTTTTCAGAGTTTAAAAATTCACAG CATTTTCATCAACTGGCCAAAGACAATCAGTTATCAAATGAGTTGCGGCAGGATGGTGGTAACAATGAAAACATGGGAGACGTGACAGCTGCTATGGAGCAAATGACTCTCAATAGCGGAAGCATGCAGACTATGACCTTTGATGACTAA
- the LOC137983171 gene encoding electron transfer flavoprotein subunit beta-like, with translation MASWRVLVGVKRVIDYAVKIRVKPDKTGVVTDGVKHSMNPFDEIAVEEAVRLKEKGIASEIVAVSCGPAKSEETLRTALAMGIDRGIHVVLSDKEYEGLQPLAVAKLFQKITEIENPNLIILGKQAIDDDCNQTGQMLSALLKWPQATFASKIEVKDDKLGVTREIDGGLEMIDVKVPCVVTADLRLNEPRYATLPNIMKAKKKKIDKKTPSDLGIDVTPRVETLSVEDPPVREAGIKVETVDDLVSKLKEHGFC, from the exons atggcgtcctGGAGGGTTCTTGTTGGCGTAAAACGGGTTATCGATTATGCCGTAAAG ATTCGCGTTAAACCGGATAAAACCGGTGTGGTAACAGACGGAGTCAAACATAGCATGAACCCTTTTGATGAAATAGCTGTAGAAGAG GCTGTGAGGCTTAAAGAAAAAGGCATAGCCTCAGAGATTGTTGCTGTCAGCTGTGGCCCAGCAAAAAGTGAG gAAACCCTTCGCACAGCCCTTGCCATGGGGATAGATCGTGGCATCCATGTTGTTCTCAGTGATAAAGAATATGAAGGACTTCAACCACTAGCAGTAGCTAAACTGTTTCAGAAAATAACCGAAATAGAGAATCCTAATCTTATTATACTTGGGAAACAG GCAATTGATGATGACTGTAATCAGACAGGACAAATGCTCTCTGCTTTGCTAAAATGGCCACAG GCTACGTTTGCATCAAAAATAGAGGTGAAGGATGATAAGTTGGGAGTAACACGTGAAATTGATGGTGGACTAGAAATGATTGATGTCAAGGTGCCATGTGTTGTCACAGCTGATCTGAG ATTAAATGAGCCTCGCTATGCAACTCTTCCAAATATTATG AaagcaaagaagaagaaaattgaCAAGAAGACACCCAGTGATTTGGGAATAGACGTCACCCCTCGAGTAGAAACTCTTAGTGTCGAAGACCCTCCAGTACGTGAAGCAGGAATTAAAGTAGAAACAGTTGATGATCTTGTCTCCAAACTCAAGGAACATGGATTCTGCTGA
- the LOC137982761 gene encoding dynein regulatory complex protein 12-like produces MPPKKKKGKGKKKKKKDEKTELTIEDKYKKTMQEIEVLKDELASRTEIARRSKDTADRMKERMKEAKEEVESEQQNKLDISSDLTRQYKTMQSEMALRIHMLEQTVNKLREQLAMTEEELKRTRKERDDIRRKKDEIIAELQFKIDNMESAYESVLHDAFDRMAEKVKEAKSRWETESSEIQERNKQLLLEFGLNPLEI; encoded by the exons ATGccaccaaaaaagaaaaaggggaagggaaagaaaaagaagaagaaggatg AAAAAACTGAATTGACGATCGAAGATAAGTACAAGAAAACTATGCAAGAAATAGAAGTCCTTAAAGATGAACTTG CTTCTAGAACTGAAATTGCTCGAAGATCGAAAGACACTGCAGACCGCATGAAGGAGAGAATGAAGGAAGCCAAAGAAGAGGTTGAGTCAGAACAGCAAAATAAACTGGACATTTCTTCTG ATCTTACTCGTCAATACAAAACAATGCAGTCAGAAATGGCCCTTAGGATTCATATGCTGGAACAAACAGTCAATAAGCTCAGAGAGCAGCTGG CGATGACAGAGGAAGAACTGAAAAGGACCAGAAAGGAACGTGATGACATTCGCAGAAAAAAGGATGAAATTATCGCAGAGCTTCAGTTTAAAATCGATAACATGGAATCAGCATATGAAAGTGTTCTTCAT GATGCCTTTGACAGAATGGCAGAAAAAGTCAAAGAGGCCAAGTCAAGATGGGAGACGGAGTCATCTGAGATACAAGAGAGAAACAAACAGCTTCTGTTGGAGTTTGGCTTAAATCCTCTGGAAATCTAG